From Oryza brachyantha chromosome 9, ObraRS2, whole genome shotgun sequence, a single genomic window includes:
- the LOC102700738 gene encoding uncharacterized protein LOC102700738, translating to MEFLSQMWSLLGLLTILQNVLPTQLLSLLHSLWQSLQDSLTPYSYFDVPEFLGSAAVEPNALYRHVQLYLHRSLLLSSPPPPRLTLSLPRSVAVSDAGGGAAAAATPSVSLSPNHSVADAFDGHRAVWTHHADTLQDSLEERRSFSLRLPKRHAAAVLPAYLAHLAAAADHLERSSRARRLHTNAASPRGAATWSSVPFCHPSTFDTIALDPDLKARLLADLTAFADGREFYRRTGRPWKRGYLLHGPPGSGKSSLIAAMANHLRYDVFDLELTRVATNADLRALLIQTTNRSLIVIEDIDCSLHLTGDRGLASKRRNKRRRLHATSSDDSSDSDSDGGDNHRARVTLSGLLNFTDGLWSCCGEERIIVFTTNHVDGIDPALLRPGRMDVHVRLGACGAHAMRELVDRYVGVEDHEMLDAAEGCIRDGAEMTPAEVGEVLLRNRDDPDAAVTELAVELKARQSAADELQWEDSAAELSDESPRKKGRKGLGWEGKVRILGRLRSLTKSESGRRAFSSHRIKALPLSWPDCVHCNSPTRKHLHRLFCMAVMGDADVRAVADERDGDGDGDDAGAATTAARLADLCALIDFYSAEGEVCDARVASVCATMDERYATGGVDASTLCYRQVGRISDGGYGRVVKAKHRLTGQTVAIKTLREDHDDVRMLLREACFQAACRGHPNIVGLHGVVRNPRTGKYSLVMEYVGPSLADVLEDRVERRGRGYLEPVVRRTMRQLLRGAKAMHDRRIVHRDIKPGNILVGKDRGSVSVKICDFGLAMSTTEASPPYSQGGTYWYMAPEVLLRKPGYGEVADMWSLGCVIAELFSGKVLFEGDDAAHQLHKIFDVLGVPGKETLEAFKPKSKLLALEVEQWRSARQQQQPEQCANHHDRLRELIPEKLLSQDGFDILKGLLAFNPDERLTAAEALSHRWFAGADPDEGSALAAFLAMVAWLVFTAICAWVFVRVYTLWINFEA from the exons ATGGAGTTCTTGTCGCAGATGTGGTCGCTGCTGGGACTCCTCACCATCCTGCAGAACGTGCTCCCGACGCAGCTGCTCTCGCTCCTCCACTCGCTGTGGCAGTCGCTCCAGGACTCGCTCACGCCCTACTCCTACTTCGACGTGCCGGAGTTCCtcggctccgccgccgtcgagcccAACGCGCTGTACCGCCACGTCCAGCTCTACCTCcaccgctccctcctcctctcctcgccgccgcctccgcgcctcACGCTGTCCCTGCCGCGCTCCGTCGCGGTCTCTGACGCGGGtggtggtgcggcggcggcggcgacgccgtccGTGTCGCTCTCCCCGAACCACTCGGTGGCCGACGCCTTCGACGGCCACCGCGCCGTGTGGACGCACCACGCCGACACGCTCCAGGACTCGCTCGAGGAGCGGAGGTCGTTCTCGCTGCGGCTGCCCAAGCGGCACGCCGCGGCGGTGCTCCCGGCGTACCTGGCCCACCTCGCTGCCGCGGCGGACCACCTGGAGCGCTCGTCGCGGGCCCGGAGGCTGCACACGAACGCGGCGTccccgcgcggcgccgcgacGTGGTCGTCGGTGCCGTTCTGCCACCCGTCCACGTTCGACACGATCGCGCTCGACCCGGACCTCAAGGCGCGCCTCCTCGCAGACCTCACGGCGTTCGCCGACGGAAGGGAGTTCTACCGCCGGACAGGGCGGCCGTGGAAGCGCGGGTACCTCCTCCACGGCCCGCCCGGCTCGGGCAAGTCTTCGCTCATCGCTGCCATGGCGAACCACCTCCGATACGACGTGTTCGACCTCGAGctcacccgcgtcgccacgaACGCCGACCTCCGGGCGCTCCTCATCCAGACCACCAACCGCTCGCTCATTGTCATCGAGGACATAGACTGCTCCCTGCACCTCACCGGCGACCGCGGCCTCGCTTCCAAGAGACGGAACAAAAGACGCCGGCTTCACGCCACTTCCTCCGACGACTCGTCGGACTCTGactccgacggcggcgacaaccACCGCGCCAGGGTGACGCTGTCCGGGCTTCTCAACTTCACCGACGGCCTATGGTCGTGCTGCGGCGAGGAGCGCATCATCGTGTTCACGACGAACCACGTGGACGGCATCGACCCGGCGCTGCTCCGCCCGGGGAGGATGGACGTGCACGTGCGCCTCGGCGCGTGCGGCGCGCACGCCATGCGCGAGCTGGTCGACCGGTACGTCGGCGTGGAGGACCACGAGATGCTGGACGCGGCGGAGGGCTGCAtacgcgacggcgcggagatGACGCCGGCCGAGGTGGGAGAAGTGCTGCTGAGGAACAGGGACGACCCGGACGCCGCGGTGACGGAGCTCGCCGTGGAGCTGAAGGCGAGGCAGAGCGCTGCCGACGAGCTCCAGTgggaggactcggcggcggagctctCCGACGAGTCGCCGAGGAAGAAAGGGAGGAAAGGGTTGGGGTGGGAGGGCAAGGTTAGGATCCTCGGACGGCTCAGGAGCCTCACCAAGTCGGAGTCCGGCCGGAGAG CGTTCAGTTCTCACAGGATAAAAGCCCTCCCATTGTCTTGGCCTGATTGCGTCCATTGCAACTCGCCAACTCGCAAGCACCTGCACCGCCTCTTCTGCATGGCCGTCATGGGAGACGCCGACGTGCGCGCCGTGGCcgacgagcgcgacggcgacggcgacggcgacgacgctggAGCAGCCACGACGGCCGCGCGGCTTGCCGACCTCTGCGCCTTGATCGACTTCTACTCCGCCGAGGGGGAGGTGTGCGACGCGAGGGTCGCCTCCGTCTGCGCCACGATGGACGAGCGCTAcgccaccggcggcgtggACGCGAGCACCCTCTGCTACAGGCAGGTCGGCAGGAtcagcgacggcggctacGGCCGCGTCGTCAAGGCCAAGCACCGCCTCACGGGCCAGACCGTCGCCATCAAGACGCTCCGCGAGGACCACGACGACGTCCGCATGCTGCTCCGGGAGGCCTGCTTCCAGGCGGCCTGCCGCGGCCACCCAAACATCGTCGGCCTCCACGGCGTCGTGCGCAACCCGCGCACCGGGAAGTACAGCCTCGTCATGGAGTACGTCGGGCCGAGCCTGGCCGACGTCCTGGAGGACCGCGTCGAGCGCCGTGGCCGGGGCTACCTGGAGCCGGTCGTGCGGCGGACCATGCGCCAGCTGCTGAGAGGAGCCAAGGCGATGCACGACCGCCGCATCGTCCACCGCGACATCAAGCCCGGCAACATCCTCGTCGGCAAGGACCGCGGCTCCGTGTCCGTGAAGATATGCGACTTTGGGCTGGCGATGTCCACGACAGAGGCGTCGCCGCCGTACAGCCAGGGCGGCACGTACTGGTACATGGCGCCCGAGGTGCTGCTCAGGAAGCCGGGCTACGGCGAGGTCGCCGACATGTGGTCGCTCGGCTGCGTCATTGCCGAGCTTTTCTCCGGCAAGGTGCTGTTCGAGGGAGACGACGCGGCGCACCAACTCCACAAGATCTTCGATGTGCTGGGTGTCCCAGGGAAGGAGACGCTCGAGGCCTTCAAGCCCAAGTCCAAGCTCCTAGCCCTCGAGGTCGAGCAATGGCGGAGCGCgcgacagcagcagcagccggagCAGTGCGCCAACCACCACGACCGCCTGCGCGAGCTCATCCCGGAGAAGCTGCTGTCGCAGGACGGGTTCGACATCCTGAAGGGGCTTCTCGCGTTCAATCCCGACGAGAGGCTGACCGCGGCCGAGGCGCTCAGCCACCGGTGGTTCGCCGGAGCTGACCCTGATGAGGGGTCTGCGCTCGCCGCTTTCCTCGCGATGGTGGCATGGCTAGTTTTCACGGCGATTTGCGCTTGGGTATTCGTTCGAGTATACACTCTATGGATCAACTTTGAAGCATGA